The Collimonas fungivorans Ter331 genome has a segment encoding these proteins:
- a CDS encoding cupin-like domain-containing protein: protein MTSIRGPSFQLVDQIDAEQLQRDGGFGARTRPLLVKGALRNWQAQQSWSFEQMAALRYKDGSEPQVKFQNGLVEQGQTRHRPVMPVGPYLQELAALAKQALPDDVGLLPDRRRRQLAAGERFFLDWSHMQSFQPDRMYLAQWNILDEFPALRHDFSIKDLWPGWRWTWEYVFMGPANTVTGLHYDFPHNWFCQVRGSKEFILFPPEQTPHMCISEKYDWGAILSDINISQLDRQPDKLKEFEKTQGLYARVEAGDALFIPKRTWHAVVALEPSISLGVFGLTAPEVLFGGVPNEIKNVFHKMHLYRWGNCTCHKF from the coding sequence ATGACTTCGATCCGCGGTCCTTCCTTCCAGCTAGTCGACCAGATCGATGCCGAGCAGCTGCAGCGCGACGGCGGTTTCGGCGCGCGCACCCGGCCTTTGCTGGTCAAGGGCGCGTTGCGCAACTGGCAGGCGCAGCAAAGCTGGTCGTTCGAACAGATGGCGGCGCTGCGCTACAAGGACGGTTCCGAACCGCAGGTGAAATTCCAGAACGGCCTGGTGGAGCAGGGTCAGACCCGGCACCGGCCGGTGATGCCGGTCGGCCCTTATCTACAGGAACTGGCGGCGCTGGCCAAGCAGGCGCTGCCGGACGATGTCGGCCTGTTGCCGGACCGGCGGCGGCGCCAGCTGGCGGCGGGCGAACGGTTTTTTCTCGACTGGTCGCACATGCAGTCGTTCCAGCCCGACCGCATGTACCTGGCGCAGTGGAATATCCTGGACGAATTCCCGGCGCTGCGCCATGATTTCTCGATCAAGGACCTGTGGCCGGGCTGGCGCTGGACCTGGGAATATGTATTCATGGGGCCGGCCAATACCGTCACCGGCCTGCACTACGACTTCCCGCACAACTGGTTTTGCCAGGTGCGCGGCAGCAAGGAGTTCATCCTGTTCCCGCCTGAGCAGACGCCGCACATGTGCATTTCAGAGAAATACGACTGGGGTGCGATCCTGAGCGACATCAATATCTCGCAGCTGGACCGGCAGCCGGACAAACTCAAGGAATTTGAAAAAACGCAGGGCCTGTACGCCCGGGTCGAGGCCGGGGATGCGCTGTTCATTCCCAAGCGCACATGGCATGCGGTGGTGGCGCTGGAGCCGTCGATCAGCCTCGGCGTGTTCGGCCTGACCGCGCCCGAGGTGCTGTTTGGCGGCGTGCCGAACGAGATCAAAAACGTGTTCCACAAGATGCACCTGTACCGCTGGGGCAATTGCACCTGCCATAAATTCTAG
- a CDS encoding surface-adhesin E family protein, which translates to MKKLALTLTLGLACVAVQAAPDWQSVGSSDTAELKLDQNSIKDNKGIREAWSMWNFKEARKNDGDAKVLPTFKSYQDFTVYDCKAKTLSLKREILFAEADGAGARVDHSDALKNSTYAAPAKDSVAEVMMNFVCAFPLDGKPAAAATPAPVPAPAQKSK; encoded by the coding sequence ATGAAAAAACTAGCGCTCACCCTGACTCTCGGCCTGGCTTGCGTCGCCGTCCAGGCTGCTCCCGACTGGCAATCCGTCGGCTCCAGCGATACTGCAGAGCTCAAGCTGGACCAGAATTCGATCAAGGACAACAAGGGCATCCGCGAAGCATGGTCCATGTGGAACTTCAAGGAGGCGCGCAAGAATGACGGCGACGCCAAGGTATTGCCGACTTTTAAGTCGTACCAGGATTTCACCGTATACGATTGCAAAGCCAAGACCTTGAGCCTGAAGCGGGAAATCCTGTTTGCCGAGGCTGACGGCGCCGGCGCAAGGGTGGATCACAGCGACGCCCTGAAGAATTCGACCTATGCCGCACCGGCCAAGGACTCGGTGGCCGAGGTCATGATGAATTTCGTTTGCGCATTCCCACTCGACGGCAAGCCGGCTGCTGCTGCAACCCCAGCCCCGGTCCCGGCCCCGGCTCAAAAAAGCAAGTAA
- a CDS encoding DUF962 domain-containing protein has protein sequence MNQQSQQAAGRSIDALLAKYSESHLNPVNEVIHFICVPVIVFTLLGLLWVIHPAVALAAVLASMLYYFSLSVPFAIGMLLMSGAMLALLYVLPPGLVLPLSVSVFVIAWIGQFVGHKIEGKKPSFFEDLRFLLIGPLFVLGFLYRRLHIAY, from the coding sequence ATGAACCAGCAGTCGCAACAGGCAGCGGGCCGTTCCATAGACGCCTTGCTGGCCAAATACTCCGAAAGCCACCTGAACCCGGTAAATGAAGTGATCCATTTCATTTGCGTGCCGGTCATCGTGTTCACCTTGCTGGGTTTGCTGTGGGTTATCCACCCCGCGGTGGCGCTGGCGGCGGTGCTGGCCTCCATGCTCTACTACTTTTCCTTGTCGGTGCCGTTCGCGATCGGCATGCTGCTGATGTCGGGCGCCATGCTGGCCTTGCTCTATGTGCTGCCGCCCGGACTGGTGCTGCCGCTGTCGGTCAGCGTGTTCGTGATCGCCTGGATCGGGCAGTTTGTCGGCCACAAGATCGAGGGCAAGAAGCCGTCGTTTTTCGAGGATCTGCGTTTTCTCCTGATCGGCCCCCTGTTTGTCCTCGGTTTCCTGTACCGCCGCCTGCATATCGCGTATTGA
- a CDS encoding helix-turn-helix domain-containing protein yields MNRQHSHLFLWRGRALVLGPGIDSRFHAHFGTQLTWGLDAPFQARLAPDQPWTTTRAAIFASNQPHQIHCDATQLAHLFVELPQRAQGAPSVLLAAYDSAPGFLQVQAGLAQARLGRLALSQVEQLGQQWLDCTALVEPPQPGFDHRISQALALIAAQPGQAPNGAALAAAVHLSASRFTHLFRQQTGLSLSRYLLWSRLLAAVEAVGRGDNMTHAAHAAGFADLAHMSRTFRHTFGVVPSELQKMAIAFKREEK; encoded by the coding sequence ATGAACCGGCAACACTCTCATCTGTTTCTCTGGCGCGGCCGGGCCCTGGTCCTCGGCCCCGGCATCGACTCCCGCTTCCATGCCCATTTCGGCACCCAGCTGACCTGGGGCCTGGACGCGCCGTTCCAGGCGCGGCTGGCGCCGGACCAGCCGTGGACCACCACCCGTGCCGCCATCTTCGCTTCCAACCAGCCGCACCAGATCCATTGCGACGCGACCCAGCTGGCGCATCTGTTTGTCGAGTTGCCGCAGCGCGCGCAAGGCGCGCCCAGCGTGCTGCTGGCCGCTTATGACAGCGCCCCCGGATTCTTGCAGGTGCAAGCGGGGCTGGCGCAAGCCAGGCTGGGCCGGCTTGCGCTGTCGCAGGTCGAACAACTGGGCCAGCAATGGCTGGATTGCACCGCTCTGGTTGAGCCGCCGCAGCCGGGTTTCGATCATCGAATCAGCCAGGCGCTGGCGCTGATCGCCGCGCAGCCGGGGCAGGCGCCGAACGGCGCGGCATTGGCGGCGGCCGTGCATTTATCGGCCAGCCGGTTTACCCACCTGTTCCGGCAGCAGACCGGTTTGTCGCTGTCGCGCTACCTGCTGTGGTCGCGCCTGCTGGCTGCGGTTGAGGCGGTGGGGCGCGGCGATAACATGACGCACGCCGCGCACGCCGCGGGTTTCGCCGACCTGGCGCACATGAGCCGCACCTTCCGCCATACCTTCGGCGTAGTGCCGTCGGAGCTGCAAAAGATGGCGATTGCGTTCAAGCGCGAGGAAAAATGA
- a CDS encoding PsiF family protein, which yields MKKLTGLALLACCFIFNPVFAANSQQSKMATCNKDATGKAGDDRKAFMKDCLSKKPEAAAPATQQEKMKSCNVDATGKKGDDRKAFMKQCLSKPKA from the coding sequence ATGAAAAAACTGACAGGTCTGGCACTGCTCGCTTGCTGCTTTATTTTTAACCCGGTATTTGCCGCAAATTCGCAACAAAGCAAGATGGCGACATGCAACAAGGATGCGACCGGCAAGGCTGGCGACGACCGCAAAGCTTTCATGAAGGATTGCCTGAGCAAAAAGCCGGAAGCCGCGGCTCCTGCGACACAGCAAGAAAAAATGAAGTCGTGCAATGTCGACGCTACCGGCAAGAAGGGCGACGACCGCAAGGCGTTCATGAAACAATGCCTGTCCAAACCTAAGGCATAA
- a CDS encoding LysR family transcriptional regulator yields the protein MKSINGIGPINVIDLRGVDLNLLVSLDALLEECNVTKAAARLHLTQPAVSTQLARLRKIFDDPLLIPADSGRGMTPSARALGLIVPLHAALNDLQAVVRQRPAFDPYQDRRHFVIAANDNAAAVLGLRLMEQLPQLAGAGIKIAFVNADQRQVALQLERAEIDLLLGSERMVPPSMKARKLYDERFVMVQRKGHPRGAGALDIDEYCSLKHVLVSTSGGSFSGFMDEHLERLGRQREVCLSVQNFTLVPDLLCNSDYVATLPSRLFARYSDRLDAFELPFQAENFSLFAAWHPRNQADPALLWLREALAAIGAA from the coding sequence TTGAAATCAATTAATGGCATAGGACCTATCAACGTGATTGATCTGCGCGGTGTCGATCTCAACCTGCTGGTGTCGCTCGACGCCTTGCTGGAAGAGTGCAATGTGACCAAGGCCGCGGCGCGGCTGCACCTGACCCAGCCGGCGGTGTCCACGCAGCTGGCGCGGCTGCGTAAGATTTTCGACGATCCCTTGCTGATCCCGGCCGACAGCGGCCGCGGCATGACGCCGAGCGCGCGGGCGCTGGGACTGATCGTGCCGCTGCATGCGGCGCTCAACGATCTGCAGGCGGTGGTCAGGCAACGGCCGGCGTTCGATCCTTACCAGGACCGCCGGCATTTTGTGATCGCGGCCAACGACAATGCCGCCGCGGTGCTCGGCCTGCGCTTGATGGAGCAATTGCCGCAGCTGGCCGGCGCCGGCATCAAGATCGCTTTTGTAAATGCCGACCAGCGCCAGGTGGCGCTGCAGCTCGAGCGGGCCGAGATCGACCTGCTGCTCGGTTCCGAGCGCATGGTGCCGCCGTCGATGAAAGCCAGGAAACTGTACGATGAACGGTTTGTGATGGTGCAAAGGAAAGGGCATCCGCGCGGCGCCGGTGCGCTGGACATAGATGAATACTGCAGCCTGAAGCACGTGCTGGTGTCGACCAGCGGCGGCAGTTTTTCCGGTTTCATGGATGAACACCTGGAACGGCTGGGCCGCCAGCGCGAAGTCTGTTTGTCGGTGCAGAATTTCACGCTGGTGCCGGATCTGTTGTGCAATAGCGACTATGTTGCAACCTTGCCAAGCCGTTTGTTTGCGCGCTATAGCGATAGGCTGGATGCTTTTGAACTGCCTTTCCAGGCTGAGAATTTTTCCCTGTTCGCCGCCTGGCATCCTCGCAACCAGGCCGATCCCGCACTACTGTGGCTGCGCGAAGCGCTGGCTGCCATCGGCGCCGCCTAG
- a CDS encoding 2-dehydropantoate 2-reductase, with translation MPAASLKVAVFGARAIGIYVGASLLAAGVDVVLIGRARMRAQIASQGLLLSDLEGRQQRLEGAHVPYQESASALAGADLILVTVKSADSAAAAHAIAGHAKPSALIVSLQNGVGNADTLRSLLGGWQVLAAMVPFNVAQMDGNRFHRATGGELMIEADARLEPWLAPFRQAHLPLQQCEDFAAVQWGKLLLNLNNAVNALSGLALKSELSQRAYRRCLALLIDEALTVLRAAGIRPARIAGVRPQLLPVLLRLPDVVFKRVAAALLKIDPEARSSMWQDLQAGRLTEVDYLNGAIVRLAESLTRDAPANRRITALVHAAEQDGVQPLSGAELYRALH, from the coding sequence ATGCCTGCTGCTTCCCTGAAAGTCGCCGTCTTCGGCGCCCGCGCCATCGGTATTTATGTCGGCGCTTCGCTGCTGGCAGCGGGCGTCGACGTGGTGCTGATAGGGCGGGCCCGCATGCGCGCGCAGATCGCTAGCCAGGGTTTGCTGCTGAGCGACCTGGAAGGCCGCCAGCAACGGCTTGAAGGCGCGCATGTTCCGTATCAGGAAAGCGCATCGGCGCTGGCCGGCGCCGACCTGATCCTGGTGACCGTCAAGAGCGCCGACAGCGCCGCGGCGGCGCACGCGATCGCCGGCCACGCCAAGCCGTCGGCGCTGATCGTCAGCCTGCAAAACGGCGTCGGCAACGCCGATACGCTGCGCAGCCTGTTAGGCGGCTGGCAAGTGCTGGCGGCCATGGTGCCGTTCAACGTGGCGCAGATGGACGGCAATCGTTTTCACCGGGCCACCGGCGGCGAGTTGATGATTGAGGCGGACGCCAGGCTGGAGCCCTGGCTGGCGCCGTTTCGCCAGGCCCATCTGCCATTGCAGCAGTGCGAGGATTTCGCCGCAGTCCAGTGGGGCAAGCTGTTGCTGAATTTGAACAATGCGGTGAATGCCCTGTCCGGCCTGGCGCTCAAAAGCGAGCTGTCGCAACGCGCCTACCGCCGTTGCCTGGCGTTGCTGATTGACGAAGCGCTAACGGTGCTGCGCGCTGCCGGGATTCGTCCGGCCAGGATCGCCGGCGTCAGGCCGCAGCTGCTGCCCGTCCTGTTGCGTTTGCCTGACGTCGTTTTCAAGCGGGTTGCCGCGGCCCTGCTGAAAATCGATCCTGAAGCGCGCTCCTCGATGTGGCAAGACTTGCAAGCAGGGCGCCTGACGGAAGTGGATTACCTGAATGGTGCGATAGTGCGCCTGGCCGAATCGCTGACGCGTGATGCGCCGGCCAACCGGCGCATCACGGCGCTGGTCCATGCCGCCGAACAGGACGGTGTGCAGCCCCTGTCCGGCGCGGAGCTGTATCGCGCCTTGCATTGA
- a CDS encoding diguanylate cyclase domain-containing protein has product MPIFQSIKFRLIGLGILIIVAGIGLRLFFALPFAQGLLRDEVAAQQLSIASYIARDIDHSVQARQALIAELSSALPPALLQQPEKLAIWLEERQRVNPLFNSGLLVVRPDGDGLLAEYPTVAGRSELVFSEVGWFQSALQADTPVMGRPQRGRASGEPILIMAAPVRNAARQVVAVLAGVVALNTPGFLDRLQETQLGVSGGFLLVSPADKLFVGASDPAMVLKPTPPVGVNLLHDRAMAGYRGTGITINAKGIEELSAMVTVPSTGWFVVARMPTAEVFHPINAMLGFYLKNTLLIVAGMIAIMLLLLPRTLRPLTDAAHAMREMADGKRQLAPLPIRRQDEVGSLVLGFNYLVERLRDKEMALKESEARMAFMAHHDALTGLCNRAMLEDRLQQAMARAQRDGGHFALLFCDLDDFKPINDEYGHEAGDAILRQVAARLQDGRRSTDTVARLGGDEFVILLTDLNDTRNAAVGVAQQLLAAIGIPFNIAGTIFELSASIGIALYCGGGISTSQLMSQADIAMYQAKRAGKNEFFVFDETLEPFRI; this is encoded by the coding sequence ATGCCAATCTTCCAAAGCATCAAGTTCCGCCTGATTGGCCTCGGTATCCTGATTATCGTGGCCGGCATCGGTCTACGCCTGTTTTTTGCGCTGCCTTTCGCCCAGGGACTGTTGCGCGACGAGGTGGCGGCCCAGCAATTGTCGATTGCGTCGTATATCGCACGCGACATTGACCATAGCGTCCAGGCGCGCCAGGCACTGATCGCCGAACTGAGTTCGGCACTGCCGCCGGCGCTGCTGCAGCAGCCCGAGAAGCTGGCGATCTGGCTTGAGGAACGGCAGCGCGTCAATCCCCTGTTTAACAGCGGCCTGCTGGTGGTACGGCCGGATGGCGACGGCTTGCTGGCGGAATATCCGACGGTGGCCGGGCGCAGCGAGCTGGTTTTTTCCGAAGTCGGGTGGTTCCAGTCCGCCTTGCAGGCCGATACTCCGGTGATGGGCCGGCCGCAGCGCGGCCGCGCCAGCGGCGAACCGATCCTGATCATGGCGGCGCCGGTGCGCAACGCGGCGCGCCAGGTAGTGGCGGTGCTGGCGGGCGTGGTGGCGCTCAATACGCCCGGTTTTCTCGACCGCTTGCAGGAAACCCAGCTCGGCGTCAGCGGCGGGTTTCTGCTGGTGTCGCCGGCCGACAAGCTGTTCGTCGGCGCCAGCGATCCTGCCATGGTGCTGAAACCGACGCCGCCGGTCGGCGTCAACCTGCTGCACGACCGCGCCATGGCCGGTTACCGCGGCACCGGGATAACCATTAACGCCAAGGGCATCGAAGAACTGTCGGCAATGGTGACGGTGCCCAGCACCGGCTGGTTTGTGGTCGCCCGCATGCCTACCGCGGAGGTGTTCCATCCGATTAACGCCATGCTTGGTTTCTATCTCAAGAACACGCTGCTGATCGTGGCCGGCATGATTGCCATCATGCTGCTGCTGTTGCCGCGCACTTTACGGCCGTTGACGGATGCCGCACATGCGATGCGTGAAATGGCTGACGGCAAGCGCCAGCTGGCGCCGTTGCCGATCAGGCGCCAGGACGAGGTCGGCAGCCTGGTGCTGGGCTTCAACTACCTGGTGGAGCGGTTGCGCGACAAGGAAATGGCGCTGAAGGAGAGCGAAGCGCGCATGGCTTTCATGGCGCATCACGATGCGCTTACCGGCTTGTGCAACCGGGCCATGCTGGAGGACCGTTTACAGCAGGCGATGGCGCGCGCGCAGCGCGACGGCGGTCATTTTGCGCTGCTGTTTTGCGACCTCGACGATTTCAAGCCGATCAACGACGAATACGGACACGAGGCCGGCGACGCCATCCTGCGCCAGGTAGCGGCGCGCCTGCAGGACGGCCGCCGCAGCACCGATACCGTGGCGCGCCTGGGCGGCGACGAGTTTGTGATCCTGCTGACGGACCTGAACGATACCCGCAATGCAGCGGTCGGCGTCGCCCAGCAATTGCTGGCGGCGATCGGCATACCGTTCAATATCGCCGGCACCATATTCGAGCTCAGCGCTTCGATCGGCATTGCCCTGTACTGCGGGGGCGGCATCTCTACTTCGCAATTGATGTCGCAGGCCGATATCGCCATGTATCAGGCCAAGCGGGCCGGCAAGAACGAGTTTTTCGTGTTCGACGAAACGCTGGAGCCTTTCCGCATCTAG